DNA from Krasilnikovia cinnamomea:
CGCCCGCGCACGGCCCGCCGGTGGGCGGACCCCTACGATCGGAGATCGTGAGCAGCGATCTGCGCGAGATGACCGTCGGGACCGGCGCCGGACTCGACACGGCCGACATGGTGCTCAACATCGGGCCCCAGCACCCGTCCACGCACGGCGTGCTGCGGCTACGGCTCACGGTCGACGGGGAACGGGTGGTGGCCTGCGAGCCGATCGTCGGCTACATGCACCGGGGCGCCGAGAAGCTGTTCGAGGTACGCGACTACCGCCAGATCATCGTGCTGGCGAACCGGCACGACTGGCTGTCCGCCTTCGCCAACGAGCTGGGCGTGGTGCTGGCGGTCGAGCGGCTGATGGGCATCGAGGTGCCCGAGCGCGCGGTCTGGCTGCGGATGGCGCTGGCCGAGCTGAACCGGGTTCTCAACCACCTGATGTTCCTCGGCTCGTACCCGCTGGAGATCGGCGCGATCACCCCCATCTTCTACGCCTTCCGGGAACGGGAGACGCTGCAGACGGTGCTGGAGGAGGTCTCCGGCGGGCGCATCCACTACATGTTCAACCGGGTCGGCGGCCTGAAGGAGGAGGTGCCCGCGGGCTGGACGCGGCGGGCCCGGGAGGCCATCGCGCAGGTCCGGTCCCGGATGCCGGACCTCGACCGGCTGATCCGGAACAACGACATCTTCCTGGCTCGGACGGTCGGGGTGGGCGTGCTGACCGCCGAGCAGGCCGCCGCGTACGGGGCCTCCGGGCCGGTCGCGCGGGCCAGCGGGCTCGACATCGACCTGCGCCGCGACGAGCCGTACCTCGCGTACGACCAGCTGGACGTGCCCGTGGTGACCCGGACGGCCGGTGACTGCCACGCCCGCTTCGAGGTGCTGCTGGACCAGGTGTACGTGTCGCTGACGCTCGCCGAGCAGTGCCTTGACCGGGTCGACCAGCTCAGCGGGCCGGTCAACGTCCGGCTCCCGAAGGTGGTCAAGGCACCCGAGGGGCACACGTACGCGTGGACCGAGAACCCGCTCGGCATCAACGGGTACTACCTGGTGTCGCGCGGCGAGAAGACGCCGTGGCGGATGAAGCTGCGCACCGCCTCGTACGCGAATGTGCAGGCGCTGGCCACGCTGATCCCGGGCTGCCTGGTGCCCGATCTGATCGCCATTCTCGGCTCGATGTTCTTCGTGGTCGGCGACATCGACAAATAGCCCGCCTGATCTTGAAGAGTTCCGGTCAGCTCCTGACCACAACTCTTCGAGGTCCCGGTTCAAGGCGAGCTGGACGGTGTCACCAGCGGCCGCGCTGGTCCCAGTTTCCGGAGGGCTGACGCCAGTCGTACTCATCGGCCAGCGGGTCCGCGTCGTACGGGTCGGGCGCGGTCACGCCGTAGCCGGGATGTCCGGGCTCGGGGCCGTAGTCGAATTCCTCGTGGGTGTCGTCGGGGCGGGTCCGGCGTCCTGTGTAGCCGAGGTCCACGGCGGTGATGTCGGCCCGGCGTTTGCCGCCCCCTTCCGCCGGTACGCCCGGCGACGGGGAGGCCATTGGCCCGGCAGCCAAAGGCCCGGCAGCCAAAGGCCCGGCAGGCAGTCGTCCACCAGGCGAGGGCCCAGCAGGCAGTGGCCCGGCAGGCAGTGGCCCGGCGGGCGGCAACGCGACGATGGGCGGGTTTCTCGGCGGGCGGGCGACCGACGGCGGCGGCCCGGGCACCGGGCCGCGCGGCCGGGGCAGCCCGGACCGAGCCACGGCCGCCCTTTGCGGCACCACGCCGCCCCCGGCCGGCCCGGTCGCGCCGTGCGGCACCACGCCGCCCCCGGTCGGCCCGGTCGCGCCGTGCGGCACCATGCCGCCCCCGGTCGGCCCGGTCGCGCCGTGCGGCACCATGCCGCCCCCGGCTGACCCGGTTACGCCGTGCGGCACCGGGGCCGAGCCGGTTGGCCCAGCCGCCGGGTGTGGCACGGCGGCGGGTACGGACGCGCGGCCGCCCGTGGTGGTGCCGGGCTCGGCCCAGGCGGCGCCACGCAACTGGCCGAGCTCGTCCTGCAGGGTCTGCACGTGGTGATGCGTGACCCGGGCCGCCGCGGCGACCTCGGCCCGCAACTGCTCGCGCAGGGTCTCGACCTCGGCGGCGACGCGGTCCTCGACATCCATCCGCAGGAGCACCGGATCGCTGCGGATCAGCAGCGAGGCTCCGATCAGCACGACACAGACCGCGAGGAGCAGCACCGCGACGCGCATCGACGAGTCACCGCCGAGCAGTGCCACGGTCGCCGCCGCGGGGGCGAGCCCGGCACCGGCCCAGACGAGAAGGCGCGGCAGCCGGGCACTGTGCCCCTCACGGTGTTCCTGGTGCGGTTCCCGGTCCGGCATGGTGGCAGATCGTACCCACCGGCGGGGCCGGTACGAAACGGTCGGATGGGCCCCTGGCACGCCGCGACGGGCGCGCCAGGGACATCCGACCGGCGACCGTCAGCCCGCCGCCAGCGCCGCGTCGGAGCTGAACACCAGGCCCACGCTGATCGTGCCCTGCTTCAGGGCCGACTTGGTGAGCGGCCCACCCGCGTCCAGTGAGGTGAACTTGCCCGCCTGGAAGTTGTACGTTTCCGCCAGCCCGGGCTGGCACTTGGGCCGCTGCGGGCATTCGGGCGGTCCGCCGAGGATGGTGGCCGTCCCGGAACACTTGCCGGCGAGGTCGGACAGCGTCGTGATGCCGTACTTGTCGGCGAAGCCCTGGGTCACCGCGAACGCGTTCTGGTCCTGAGCGGCCGACGGTGTGCCGAAGACCAGGCCCACCTTGCCGCCCAGCGAGGTGAGGTTGGCCATGGTGGTGTTCAGGTCCGGCGAGGACGGGTCCTTGGCGTTCTTGCCCTCCACCTTGCCGCTGAGGAAGGTGGCGAGGGTTGCCGCGTACTCCGGCACGACGTCGATCTCGCCCTTCTCCAGGGCGGGCTCGTACAGTTCGCGGTTGCCGATCTGCTGCACCTTGACCGTGTAGCCGGCGGCGGTGAGCACGATGTTGTACAGCTCGCCGAGGGTGGCGCTCTCGGCGAAGTTCGCCGCGCCGACCCGGATCGTGCCGCCGGGGCCCTTGGCGATGCCCGCGGTCAGATTGTTCGCCGTGGCGAACTCCTGCGCCACGGTCTTGGAAGACTTGCGGTCCACGTCGACCGCCTTGTTCAGCTCGATGAGCTTCGGGGTGTCGAGCGCGGCCGACACCTTGTCGAGCGCCGCGATCAGCTGCGGCGACGACGATGCCTTGTGGACCGCGGGGACGACGTTGTCCGTGTTCTGCAGGTGCTTGTCGTCCGCGAGGACGACCAACTTGTCCCCGGCGACCGGGGCGCATCCGGCGCCGGCGGCGGCGCTGGGCGGGGCGGCGGTGCCGGACGAGCCGGCCTGGCCGCAACCGGAAAGGACGACGACCGCGGCCGCGAGGCAGCCGGTCATCGTGAGCAGGTGTCGACGCATGGTGCCGCCTTCTGTGTCCCGGCACGGGCCCTGGGCCGTGCCGCGTGTCCGACGGGCGGTTGGTATCCGATGCCCGCGTGATGGTCAGCCGCACCCGCGTGCGGCACTTCCCATCCCACCTCGGGGGTACGACAAGCTCCGCGCCCGCACGACGGGCGTTGCCAAAGCGTTACCCGGGGCCGATCACCGCCCCTGGCGGATCACACGACGGTGGACGCCCCGGGACGCGCCCGGGTCCGCAGACCGCGCGGGGTGACCAGCCACTGCACCCCCGCCAGCACCGCCTCCACCGTCAGGGCCAGCGCCGCCACCACCAGGCCGCCCGCGACGATCTGCCCGCCGCCGCCGTTGCTCATGCCGATCCCGAACCCGGCGCTGATGACCTGCCCGAGCCCACCGCCGTTCACGAACGCGGCCAGCGCGGCCGTGGCCACCACCTGAACCGCCGCCGTACGCAGCCCCGCCGCCAGGTACGGCACCGCCAGGGGCAGTTCCACCTGCCGCAGCAGTTGCCCGCCGGACAACCCCATCCCGCGCGCCGCGTCCCGGATCCCCGGATCGACCTCCCGCACCCCCGTGTACGCGTTCGCCAGCAGCGGCGGGACCGCGAAGACGGTGAGCGCGACCACGACCGGCAGTTGGCCGAAGCCGAGCGGGGTCAGCGGCAGGATGGTCAGCAGCGCCAGGGTCGGGATGGCCAGCGTGAGGTTGGCCAGCACGACCACCGGTCCCCCGCCCTTGCCGCGGTGGCCCAGCCAGATGCCCAGCGGCCAGCCGACCAGGCAGCCCATCAGCACCGCCCACGCGCAGATCACGAGATGCTCGCGCAGCCGGTCGAGCAGCCCGCCGGGGTTGATCCAGTTGAGCGGGTCGTTGAGCCAGACCAGGCCGTCGGAGAGGTAGTTCACGACCGGCGTCCCCGCGTCCACGGGGTGAGCAGCCAGCCCAGCCCGGCCAGCAGCAGGTCCAGCAGCAGGGCCAGGACCACGCAGAGCACCGTGCCGGTGATGATCTCGGCCCGGTAGAAGTTGTGGTTGAAGCCGCCGAGGATGAGGTCGCCGAGCCCGCCGTTGCCGATCATGGCCCCGATCGTCACCAGCGCCACGGTCGACACCGTGGCCAGGCGCAGCCCGGTGAGCAGCGCGGGCAGGGCCAGCGGCAGCTCGATGCGCCAGAGGCGGCTCAGCCGCCCGTACCCCATTCCGGCGGCCGCGTCGCGTACCGGCCCGGGGACCTGGACGAGACCGGCCAGGGTGTTGCGGACCAGCACGAGCAGTGCGTACAGGACGAGCGCGATGAGCACGGAGAGGTCCCTGGTGGTGCCCACCGCGGGTGCGACCAGCGCGAGCAGGGCCAGCGAGGGAATCGTGTACAGCACACTGGACAGTGCGAGAATCGGCGCGGTCAGTGGCCGCCACCAGTAGGCGACGACCGCCAGCGGCACGGCCACGACCAGGGCGATGAGCACGGCGCGGGCGGTGAGGCCGGCGTGAAACGCGAGCTTCTCCAGAATGGTGTCGGCATTCTCGTGGACGTAGGTCCAGGAGAACCACGGATTGCCCGGCCGGGCATCGGCCGGCACGGCCAGCAGCCGAACCGGCACCGGCCCGGGCACCCAGGACAGGAAGGACACACGTGGACGCTACCCCGGACAGTCCCGGCGCCGGGCACGGCGCGGCCCCGATCACCGTGGAGCACGTGGGCAAGGTCTATCCGGACGGCACGGTCGCGGTCGGCGACCTGAGTCTGGAGGTACGCGCGGGAGAACTGGCCGTCCTGATCGGCCCGTCCGGGTGCGGAAAGTCCACCGTCCTGCGCATGCTGAACCGGCTCGTCGAGCCGTCCAAGGGCCGGATCCTGCTGGACGGCCAGGACATCGCCGAGCGCGATCCGGTGGAGCTGCGCCGCCGCATCGGGTACGTCATCCAGGACGTCGGGCTGTTCCCGCACCAGACCATCCGTACCAATGTCGGCACCGTGCCGCGGCTGCGCGGCGCCGACCGCAAGCAGATCCGCGCGCGGGCCGACGAGCTGCTGGAGATGGTGGGGCTGGACCCGGCCCGGCACGGCGACCGCTACCCGCACGAGCTGTCGGGCGGCCAGCGGCAGCGGGTGGGTGTCGCCCGGGCGTTGGCCGCCGACCCGGTCGTGCTGCTCATGGACGAGCCGTTCTCGGCGGTGGACCCGATCGTGCGGGGCCGGCTGCAGGAGGAGTTCCTGCGGTTGCAGGCCGCGGTCCGCAAGACGATCGTGCTGGTCACCCACGACATCGACGAGGCGGTACGGCTGGGTGACCGGATCGCGGTGCTGGCCGAGGGCGGCCGCCTGCTGCAGTACGCGCCACCCGCCGAGGTGCTCAGCGCCCCGGCGTCCGAGGCGGTGGCCCGCTTCGTCGGGGCGGACCGCGGTATCCGCCGCCTCGCCGTCACCCGGCTGCGCGACGCGCTGCGTCCCCTCGCCGGGACCGAGGACATCGAGCGGCTGCCCTCGGTCGCGGACTCGGGGACGATGTACGACGCGCTGGCCGCGATGCTGACCGGCGACGCGCTCAACGTCGTGGTCACCACCGACGGCCAGCCGATCGGTACGGTGTCCCGCTCAGCGATCTTCGCGCCCCCCGACGGCCAGCCCCGCGACCGGCACGCCGGGGTGTCAGCCGACGCCGCGGCGGCCGCCCAGCGTGGCGATGCCGATGATCCATCCGACGAACAGGCCGTACGTGGCCCCCTCGCCGGCGGCCCGAAACGCCCCGAGCAGTGATGGATTCGCCAGGATCAGCGTGGTCAGCAGCGCGGCGAAACCACCCGCGAAGATGTACGCCGCCCAGCCCGCGAAGAACTGGCTGATCGTGCCGCGGGCCCGGGCCAGCTGCGAGCCGGGCAGCAGAATCAGGAAGAGCGCGGTCAGGACGACCAGCAGGATCGCCTTGAGATCGGCGGCGACGACCTCGCGGACGGAGTCGCTGGAGCTGAACCGCCAGTGCGGCCAGGCCAGCAGCCGCAGCCACCAGCCGCCGGCGGTGTCGGGATCGGTGTTCTTCTGCGCCCAGTCCGCGTAGAACGGGCTGCCGAAGATCAGGACAAGGAGGAGTGCGGCGAGGGTGCCCGCACCAGGCGCGGTTCGATAGCGATTTCCGAGGGGCATGGACGCGTTGATTCCCAACGGATTCCGCCGGCCAAACGCACCGGCGGGCAATGCCCGTGAATGTACGCGTTCAGGTGTTGTTCAGCGCTTTCGCAGTATGTTCAGTGCTTTTGCAGGTAGTCGATGAAGGCCGCCCGCAGCAGCGGCTCGTGCTCGCCGTACCCGGCGCCGTGACCGGTCAGCTCCCGCCAGAGGGCGTGCGCCTCGTCGATCGTCGGCCCGACCGAATTCGGGGCGCCGTCGAGCCCGGACGCCTCGTCGGAGTCCGGCAGGTGCTTCAGGATCGACCAGAAGAACTTGACGTCGCGGCTCTCCTTGGCCCGGGCGAAGGCGCGCTCGCGCAGCTGCTCCGTCGACATGGCGTCCAGCTCGGCGAAGGTGGCATCGGTCATGGAGTCAGCATAGGTCCCGGGTCCGACCGGACGCCCCGAAGACGCCCGCGCCACCGTTCAGCGGCCGCTGCCCCACGGGCCGTCGTCCCACCGCTCGCCGCGGCGCTGGGCGCCGACCCCGGACGACGACCAGGTCTCCGGCAGGTCGGCGCGCCAGGCGGCGGTCTCGGCGGGCGGGTCGGGCTGCCAGTCCGGCTCCGCGTCCGCCACCGTCAGGGTCCGGCCGTACGTCTCGATGAGCCGGGTGACGATCAGCCCGCCGCCGATGGTGCACGCGGCCGTGGCGAACAGCGCGATGTCGAAGCCGCGCCGCCCGGCGTAGTCCAGGAACAAGGTCATCGCGACCACGGCCAGCAGGGTCCCGAAGACGCCGCCACGGCGCCCGAACGCGCTGGTGCCCGCGACCAGGGCGGTGCCCAGCGCGATGCCGGTCCACTCCAGGCCGGTGCCGGGCACGATCGGCCGGGCGGACTGGGCGGCCAGCAGGATTCCCGCCGCCACCGCGAACACCGAGGACGCGATGAGCGAGGCGAGCACCGGCAGGGCCACCCCGGTACGGCGCCGGGCCGGATCGGTGGGCTGGCGCATCGCGCCCAGCTTGCGGCGTACCGAATCCAGCACGCCCACCGCGCCGCCGACGACCGCCAGCAGCGCGAAGCCGCCGAACAGGAAGAACGCCTGGTTGGACGGGTCGTATCCGCCCTGCACGGCGACCGGTGCGGTGCGGAGCTGGTCGTACACGATGACGCCAATCCCGGCGCCGAGCGTGGCCACCCAGCCGGGGACGTGCAGGGCGAGAATGAGCACGGCGATCACCACGGCGCCGCCCGCCGCGATCACGAGGGCGGGCAGGGCGGCCTT
Protein-coding regions in this window:
- a CDS encoding ABC transporter ATP-binding protein, which gives rise to MDATPDSPGAGHGAAPITVEHVGKVYPDGTVAVGDLSLEVRAGELAVLIGPSGCGKSTVLRMLNRLVEPSKGRILLDGQDIAERDPVELRRRIGYVIQDVGLFPHQTIRTNVGTVPRLRGADRKQIRARADELLEMVGLDPARHGDRYPHELSGGQRQRVGVARALAADPVVLLMDEPFSAVDPIVRGRLQEEFLRLQAAVRKTIVLVTHDIDEAVRLGDRIAVLAEGGRLLQYAPPAEVLSAPASEAVARFVGADRGIRRLAVTRLRDALRPLAGTEDIERLPSVADSGTMYDALAAMLTGDALNVVVTTDGQPIGTVSRSAIFAPPDGQPRDRHAGVSADAAAAAQRGDADDPSDEQAVRGPLAGGPKRPEQ
- a CDS encoding ABC transporter permease; the encoded protein is MAYDDVAFGRPAGPDDDGGRDRLGVHLGWEIVLLLGAAALGFLLYRFDPASLRRPALDTLLITATAIGLLTLGAGLTLRAGVPNLAVGPIALAASLHFAENGDRGLLKAALPALVIAAGGAVVIAVLILALHVPGWVATLGAGIGVIVYDQLRTAPVAVQGGYDPSNQAFFLFGGFALLAVVGGAVGVLDSVRRKLGAMRQPTDPARRRTGVALPVLASLIASSVFAVAAGILLAAQSARPIVPGTGLEWTGIALGTALVAGTSAFGRRGGVFGTLLAVVAMTLFLDYAGRRGFDIALFATAACTIGGGLIVTRLIETYGRTLTVADAEPDWQPDPPAETAAWRADLPETWSSSGVGAQRRGERWDDGPWGSGR
- a CDS encoding ABC transporter permease subunit, producing the protein MLAVPADARPGNPWFSWTYVHENADTILEKLAFHAGLTARAVLIALVVAVPLAVVAYWWRPLTAPILALSSVLYTIPSLALLALVAPAVGTTRDLSVLIALVLYALLVLVRNTLAGLVQVPGPVRDAAAGMGYGRLSRLWRIELPLALPALLTGLRLATVSTVALVTIGAMIGNGGLGDLILGGFNHNFYRAEIITGTVLCVVLALLLDLLLAGLGWLLTPWTRGRRS
- a CDS encoding glycine betaine ABC transporter substrate-binding protein, with the protein product MRRHLLTMTGCLAAAVVVLSGCGQAGSSGTAAPPSAAAGAGCAPVAGDKLVVLADDKHLQNTDNVVPAVHKASSSPQLIAALDKVSAALDTPKLIELNKAVDVDRKSSKTVAQEFATANNLTAGIAKGPGGTIRVGAANFAESATLGELYNIVLTAAGYTVKVQQIGNRELYEPALEKGEIDVVPEYAATLATFLSGKVEGKNAKDPSSPDLNTTMANLTSLGGKVGLVFGTPSAAQDQNAFAVTQGFADKYGITTLSDLAGKCSGTATILGGPPECPQRPKCQPGLAETYNFQAGKFTSLDAGGPLTKSALKQGTISVGLVFSSDAALAAG
- a CDS encoding NADH-quinone oxidoreductase subunit D — protein: MTVGTGAGLDTADMVLNIGPQHPSTHGVLRLRLTVDGERVVACEPIVGYMHRGAEKLFEVRDYRQIIVLANRHDWLSAFANELGVVLAVERLMGIEVPERAVWLRMALAELNRVLNHLMFLGSYPLEIGAITPIFYAFRERETLQTVLEEVSGGRIHYMFNRVGGLKEEVPAGWTRRAREAIAQVRSRMPDLDRLIRNNDIFLARTVGVGVLTAEQAAAYGASGPVARASGLDIDLRRDEPYLAYDQLDVPVVTRTAGDCHARFEVLLDQVYVSLTLAEQCLDRVDQLSGPVNVRLPKVVKAPEGHTYAWTENPLGINGYYLVSRGEKTPWRMKLRTASYANVQALATLIPGCLVPDLIAILGSMFFVVGDIDK
- a CDS encoding ABC transporter permease, with product MNYLSDGLVWLNDPLNWINPGGLLDRLREHLVICAWAVLMGCLVGWPLGIWLGHRGKGGGPVVVLANLTLAIPTLALLTILPLTPLGFGQLPVVVALTVFAVPPLLANAYTGVREVDPGIRDAARGMGLSGGQLLRQVELPLAVPYLAAGLRTAAVQVVATAALAAFVNGGGLGQVISAGFGIGMSNGGGGQIVAGGLVVAALALTVEAVLAGVQWLVTPRGLRTRARPGASTVV